A region from the Eptesicus fuscus isolate TK198812 chromosome 1, DD_ASM_mEF_20220401, whole genome shotgun sequence genome encodes:
- the LOC129149334 gene encoding 40S ribosomal protein SA-like → MSGALDVLQMKEQDVLKFLAAGTHLGGTNLDFQMEQYIYKRKSDGIYIINLKRTWEKLLLAARAIVAIENPADISVISSRNTGQRAVLKFAAATGATPTAGRFTPGTFTNQIQAAFRKPRLLVVTDPRADHQPLTEASYVNLPTTALCNTDSPLRYVDISIPCNNKGAHSVGLMWWMLAREVLRMRGTISREHPWEGMPGLYFYRDPEEIEKEEQAAAEKAVTKEEFQGEWTAPAPAPEFTAAQPEVADWSEGVQVPSVPIQQFPIEDWRAQPATEDWSAAPTAQATEWVATTTEWS, encoded by the coding sequence ATGTCTGGAGCCCTTGATGTCCTGCAAATGAAGGAGCAGGATGTCCTCAAATTCCTTGCAGCAGGAACCCACTTAGGTGGCACCAACCTTGACTTCCAAATGGAACAGTACATCTACAAAAGGAAAAGTGATGGCATCTACATCATCAATCTGAAGAGAACCTGGGAGAAGCTTCTGCTGGCAGCTCGGGCCATTGTTGCCATCGAAAACCCAGCTGACATCAGTGTCATATCGTCCAGGAACACTGGCCAGCGAGCTGTGCTGaagtttgctgctgccactggagcCACTCCTACTGCCGGCCGCTTCACTCCTGGAACCTTCACCAACCAGATCCAGGCTGCCTTCCGGAAGCCAagacttctggtggttactgacccCAGGGCTGACCACCAGCCTCTCACAGAGGCGTCTTATGTTAACCTGCCCACCACTGCTCTGTGTAACACAGACTCTCCTCTGCGCTATGTGGACATTTCCATCCCTTGCAATAACAAGGGGGCTCACTCAGTGGGTCTGATGTGGTGGATGCTGGCCCGGGAAGTACTACGCATGCGTGGCACCATCTCCCGTGAACACCCGTGGGAAGGCATGCCTGGTCTATACTTCTACAGAGATCCTGAAGAGATTGAAAAGGAAGAGCAGGCCGCTGCTGAAAAGGCTGTGACCAAGGAGGAATTTCAGGGTGAATggactgctcctgctcctgctcctgagtTCACTGCTGCTCAGCCTGAGGTTGCAGACTGGTCTGAAGGCGTGCAGGTGCCCTCTGTACCCATTCAGCAGTTTCCTATTGAAGACTGGAGGGCTCAGCCTGCCACTGAAGACTGGTCTGCAGCCCCCACAGCTCAGGCTACTGAATGGGTAGCAACAACCACTGAGTGGTCCTAA